Genomic DNA from Hordeum vulgare subsp. vulgare chromosome 2H, MorexV3_pseudomolecules_assembly, whole genome shotgun sequence:
tttaataatttttaatacatggaattgtatttgagatcatggactattcttattgtacaaacatttttctaaaattggaaacattttattgtatatgcgagcattttttacaaaactccgagcagtttttaaagtcacaaacattttaattttttaagtATGTGTGGGTTCATAAAAGCAGACGCTTGTGCATGGGCCGgtcatacggtgtgctggatattctcccagcttgcagagcgtaatataggagattTTTACATGGACCGGCCCAATCCAAAAAAAatcgctttgtgaaacgttttctattacttaccggtggcatggtgggtaatttatgcaaactttaggggtaattttcaagacggacgaccagaaaccttatttgctttattattagggagagactagtaaaaatgcccgtgcgttgcaccgggttagATTGTCTATTTTTGGATCATGAATTTTGTATTTGAGAAGTCCCCCCTTCACCTCACCTCATGtcctccatcaacatctacttgagCTTGCACCGTCATTGAAGTGCAAGTAGATATGCAAACGCCGAGACCTGAAACCCGTGGTTTCCTTTTCTCATTCTGTATTTCgcaagaaaaaatgaagagggatTGGGCAGGCTATGAACTTAGAGTTTGTATGACTTACACTTTGTGTACTATGATGACATAGGGTTATATTTTCAGACAACATATATGTTGCCTCCTGTATTCCCTCTGTTCACTTTTTTAAGACGTTTTAGACATCTGAAATTGaactgttttgggtgttgtcTGAAATGTATAAAACGTCTTACAAAGGTGAAGGTTGGGGTAGAAATAATTGTTAATTCTTCATTCATCAGCGTAGCATGAAAACAAACGCCAGTTGCCATAGTTTTCAACTTATATCATCACCAATATATGTTCAGAGTCTTGCACTTTCACTTGAGCCAAGTTCAGAAATAAAAATGTGGCAGGACAAAAAGGTGACCACCTGCACCGTTGTGCATTTCTTGAGGGTGATTAACGGATTTTGGCCAAGCCCCGGCCATCAGTGGTTCCATTCAAGCCACACGGGGAAACTCGTATTCAAACTCGTTTCTAGACAACAAAATTGCAGATAACTCAAAACGCTGAAGCAATTCAACATGAGACTTTCAGTATAAACAGAACAGACTATAAGATGATTCATGTTATTCCTTAACACCTTGTGAGTTCAACTTAAACCCTCTTCCGCCCATGACGCGAGTCTAACAAAACTCCGGTAAACATATATAGCATAGCTGTTTGAAATTTTAGGGACATATGTCAACTGACCTCCTGTGAAGCTAATATGTTTTCCTCTTATTTGTTTTTTAAATGTAGCACAAATCTTGTTCTGGTTGAGAGACAGATCTGGCAAAAGGAAGCTAAGCCGGTGTCAAGCTCAACAATGGCTGCTTTCAGCCTAACAAGTTGTTTCCCCTGCTTGAGCGCGAGGAAGAAGGAGGTCCCACGTTCTGCTCCGACCAATCCACACACCAGCGGCGTCGCTGGCGCCGTGCCACGAACTTTCTCCTTCGAGGAGCTCGCGACGGTGACAAGAAACTTCAGCGACAAAGGCTACATGAAGAGCATCAATCAGGTGACAATccaattcttcttcttattttatacTTAGTTTCATATACGTACGGACCATGACGATTTGAAGACATGATCGATGTGAGGGAAAGAAAATGATTGATCAATCAACATCTGCATCTGTAGGTCGTTGCTATAAAGCTTCAGCATGCTGTTGATCCAAGTGGCTCACCAGAGCAACATAACAGGGAGTTCCTTGCCCATGCGCTCACGATGAGCGGGCTGCGCCACCCAAATGTCGTCAATCTTATTGGCTTTTGTGCAGATGGCCATCACCGGATCCTGGTGCACGAGTACATGTCAGGTTCTCTGGAAGATGCGTACATGTGCTATTCATATGCATTGCATACCAACAATCTAGCTAAAAGCTTATAACTGTGTTCATGATTCGTTTGAGGTTGCTACGGAGGAGCGCGTTGCGGGTGGTGCTCTCGTCGCGGTCAGCGCGGTGAGAGGGGCGCGTGCTCGCCCGTGTCACGCCTGCGGGCGCACAACGGCCGAGTGGTGTGGAGGAGCGCCTCAGCCTCGTCCCGGCGCGCGCGCACTCGCTGGGGAGAGCGGAGCGCAGCGtcgcgtcgtggggaggggaaaTGAAAACGCCGGCGGCAAACCCTCGCCGCAGGTCGTCCTGCGGGAGCCGCGGAACTGTAGCTAGGAGAAAAATGGGAGGAGGAAGCGAGGGCGGGGAAGCCACTCACCGagaggaggaggcgccgccgcgtcctcgccgccgccgctccccggCCAGGCTCCGGCCTTCCTCTTCGTCACCGGCGACCCCGCCTCACCGCCCGCCTCCAAATCGGCCTCCCAATCCTCTACAGTGCACCCATCCAGCCCCTGCCAAGCAGTCGCCACCGTCCTTCCgcatcgagcagccgtcgccatcGTTCCGCATCAAGCAACCGCCGTCCCCAACCACGTGGATAAGGAGCCTGGGCGGAATTATTACATGACGCAAGGGTTATTTTATAAACTCAAAACGTTTTTTTCCAGATCCACTTACATAGGGACTGCGGATTGAATATCCAAAAGTGGAGGGGCTTTTGTGCAAAAACGCCTCGACGGACGATAGAAGTGttccgtgctttattattagggagaggtaAACATAAAGATAAAGGGAGCGCACTACGTAGCAGCGCTGCATGGCTGACTTTCCGTGCGGCGGCTTGTTAACCCACAATTAAACACACTCGTCGCTTCTCATTAAATTTTGCACGTGTCGCTTTCAACCACCATCTGCTCTATGCATGCATGTCGCTTCTCGGTAAAATTTGCATATGTCGCTTTCAACTATCATCTGCTCTATGCATGCATGCGGGTTGGAAAAAATGATTTATCTCATTGATTAATACTTTGATTGAAGATTCGCTTTCACCGTTAGGTTCGTCTCGACGAGACCTTCAAAATAagatcccatgttgacatgttttGTTGAATTTTTTTCGTTTTTCCTAGTTGCCACATTTATGTCATCATACATTTTACGAGTGTACAGTTGTCATAAAAATTATACATAGTTATCGAACAATAATTTTATACTTTTTAAGTATTGCAGTGTTATGTGAAGCTAAAAAAAATGGATATTAAAACACTAACAATaagcaagtaaatgcatgaaccagCACAAGCACAATGAATCATGTTTTCAGTAGGGTATATCAACATTCATAAATCTGATAACCAAGTTAATTTAATGTGAGAACTATGTGAGAGATAATGTGACAAGTAAGTGATAGTAATCTGACAAGTAACGACGAAAAACAAAAGTTATCGAAATatatcgacatgggatctagttttaaagatctcatTACGATAAAGTTAGTGATGAAAACGAATCATTAATTAAAATaacggtttgagagataaatattttttttaaatacaacACTGCTAAGCAAGCTCTTTCTAATTTGTGCCTGAGCCGCCGCACAGGAAAGCGGCTGTGCATTGGGGTGCAGTTTAGATTTTCCAAGATAAAGATATACATCCAGGTTCCAAAAGTTCTGCTCTTTCCTACGTCTCGCTATACGCGAGATAAGGGGCGTCCCGGGCCGACGGCACAAACAGTTCCACCAACCCCCGAAACTTCTTATCATAACCTGGCGTGAGTGAAACGGCCTCCCCTGGCGCTACGCAACAGGCAGCAACGACTCCCCCACCACTCGCCGGCACCAGTTCCCTTCCCCTTCCCATCCATCCGAAAGCCCGCACGCCCCAGCGCCTCTCACCATGACTCAGGAAGAAGCGCCGGCGCCCGTGAACTTCTGGGGCGAACACCCGGCGACGGAGTCGGAGTACTACGCGGCCCACGGCGCGGAGGGCGAGTCCTCCTACTTCACCACGCCGGACGACGCGGGCGCGCGCCGCCTCTTCACGCGCTCGTGGCGGCCGGCGGGTGGGGGCGCCGGCGCTCGGCCGAGGGCGCTCGTGTTCATGGTCCACGGCTACGGCAACGACATCAGCTGGACCTTCCAGGCCACGGCCGTCTTCCTGGCCCGCTCCGGCTTCGCCTGCTTCGCCGCCGACCTCCCCGGCCACGGCCGCTCCCACGGCCTGCAGGCCTTCGTCCCCGATCTCGAGGTCGCCGTCGCCGACCTCCTCGCCTTCTTCCGGTCCGTCCGGCGGCGCGAGGAGCACGCCGGGCTGCCGTGCTTCCTGTTCGGAGAGTCAATGGGCGGGGCCATCTGCCTGCTTATCCACCTCCGCACGTCGCCGGAGGAGTGGGCGGGGGCCGTGCTGGTGGCGCCCATGTGCAGGATCTCCGACCGGATCCGGCCGCGCTGGCCGGTGCCGGAGATCCTCACCCTCGTGTCGCGGTTCGCGCCGACTCTCCCCATCGTGCCCACGGCCGACCTCATCGAGAAGTCCGTCAAGGTGCCCGCCAAGCGCCTGATCGCCGCGCGCAACCCCATGCGCTACAACGGCCGGCCCAGGCTCGGCACCGTCATGGAGCTGCTGCGCGCCACCGACGAGCTAGGCGCGCGCCTCGGCGAGATCACCATCCCGTTCCTCGTCGTGCACGGCAGCGCCGACGAGGTGACCGACCCCGCTGTCAGCCGCGCGTTGCACGAGGCCGCGGCCAGCGAGGACAAGACCATCAAGATGTACGACGGGATGCTTCACTCCATGCTCTTCGGCGAGCCGGAGGAGAACATTGAGCGCGTCCGGGGCGACATCCTCGCCTGGCTGAGCGAGAGATGCACGCCGACATCAACTTCCTGACAAACATAGAAAAGAAACAAGCAATGCATTCTATTCGGATTGTGCAATGACCAACACACGGGAAATTGTTTTCATGTGCAAATGTGCGATgattctctctctctatatatacacACAATATATTTTTTGTCTTTACATGATCTCGGTATACAAAATGGTTGTCTCCTGATCAATGAAAGAATGCTACCGGTTTGCGGAGCTTCTGGTTGATTGTATCAGCTCTCTGCCGGAGCTGGCGTTGGATCTGTTGAAGCTGGTGCTGG
This window encodes:
- the LOC123425672 gene encoding caffeoylshikimate esterase encodes the protein MTQEEAPAPVNFWGEHPATESEYYAAHGAEGESSYFTTPDDAGARRLFTRSWRPAGGGAGARPRALVFMVHGYGNDISWTFQATAVFLARSGFACFAADLPGHGRSHGLQAFVPDLEVAVADLLAFFRSVRRREEHAGLPCFLFGESMGGAICLLIHLRTSPEEWAGAVLVAPMCRISDRIRPRWPVPEILTLVSRFAPTLPIVPTADLIEKSVKVPAKRLIAARNPMRYNGRPRLGTVMELLRATDELGARLGEITIPFLVVHGSADEVTDPAVSRALHEAAASEDKTIKMYDGMLHSMLFGEPEENIERVRGDILAWLSERCTPTSTS